From the genome of Equus przewalskii isolate Varuska chromosome 23, EquPr2, whole genome shotgun sequence:
GGAGACCTGAGTGTGGGGCCCACTCTGCCACTGAGTAGCTGGGTCTTCTTGGACAAGTCACCCAACTTCTAAGCTCATTTTGCCACCTATAAGGAGGGGCAATAATCTCTATCTGGAAGGGATGTAGCAAGTTCTAAATACAGTAACTGATAGGACAGTTCTGTATAAATCAACCTTTATATTGTTTTATCGCAACATTATAATTTATGCATGTATCTACCTtaatttggtttgttttgttaCCTCTCTGTTTCTGAAATACAGGCAGCTGTGAGTTTTCCAGTTTAGACTTGCAGGATTAGAATATGTTTGACTGTTGCCATTTATGCTTTGAAAagatatcttttatttaaatgctCTGTTTAGAGTCCCACCAAAAGAACAGTTGGTATCTCATTTTTACCTATATCTTTCATCTCTCTGATACAGGTCACCCGAATCCACCCTCTGAAAAAAAGGAGCCAAGGAAAGTGGCCCATTTAACAGGTCTGTATCTGGAGGGTATGGGCTGGGCGCGGCAGGGGGGCGGTCCTCGGGAAAGACTTTGGCAGAAAGCAGAACAGCTGATTGCTTTCCATTACTGTGCTCTGAGGGAGCTGTGACTTTCCAGCAACAGTGTTTGAAACCCCAAAGTAGTTGCATCTCTCTGGTCAACCTCACACACATTCTGAGCCCCTGCTCTGGGCAAGGCCCTGGTCTAAATTGGAGAAGCAGAGTTGATGATGAAATGATGCTGCCCGTAAGGAGCTCAGTCTTTTCGATCATTCTCCACTCTTATAGAATTTGGGACACAGATCCAAGAGGTGAGAGCTGGGAAGGTaggaataataaattattttactgagtgCTTCCCTTGTTTTCTGGAAGAGCTTCAGTCTGCTTTGTCCAAGAGTAGAAATAGGAGTGAGAAGAGAGGTCTAGGCCTGACCCCAGTGGACTTTCAGCATGTGGTCATGGAGTGGAGTGAAATGATTTGATAGCAATATGGTATGGGCACTCCCACTGTAAAGTCTATAAATATCTGAAAAGTATCACACAAAGTGGTATGCCGCTGGCCCTGGAATTATTTAAGCAGAGGCTGTAGAATGATCCAGTTTggatcaacagatatttattgagcacatgctgTGTGCCAAGCCTTGGGAATGTGAAGATGAATAAAAAATGGTTCCTGACTTCAAGGAGCTTAAAATCTAGTAGGGAAAGACAGGTGCATAAGTGATAATTTCAGTATTGGAGACAGTTCTCTGCTTAAGGCAATTACATAATGGTGTGGGGGTATAACGGCAACGGGGGTACCGAAGACTCCTTACTGTCGGTGAGGAGCTGGATCACATGATCCTTAAGGTCCTTCTCAGCTTTGGAACTTTAGAGTTCCTGAGATTTGGCCTTTCCTCTCATGGAGGGACCTCAAAGCCTAACAGTTTTGGTGCTGGTTCTGAAGAGCATAGAATCTTCGTTCCAGAAAGCTAAACGCATCTCAATAATTTCTCACTGCAATTGTTTAGGGGTGTATATTATTGTCCCAGTTATGTGGATGGTAAAACTGAGACAGGCAATTGATAAAGGTGTTGAAAGAATTCAATGATGGATCGAGTCTGACGCCTCAGCCAGTTCTATATGCGCTGTGTCATTTTGGGTAAAAAATCATTTGCTCTGGAGATCCCAAAGTTTTCCCTGGAAGCTTAGTTTGTTGGCTACATGAACATTTCTGGCTGAAAGTTCCTCTTTGATTTGGTTTCAGGCAAACCCAACTCAAGATCCAACCCTCTGGAATGGGAAGACATCTATGGAATTGCCTTGGTTTCCGGGGTGAAGTATAAGAAGGGCAGCCTTGTGATCAATGACACCGGGCTGTACTTTGTGTATTCCAAAGTACACTTCCGGGGTCAGTCCTGCAACAACCAGCCCCTGAACCACAAGGTCTATATGAGGAACTCTAAGTATCACCAGGACCTGGTGCTGATGGAGGGGAAGATGATGAATTACTGCACTACTGGCCAGATGTGGGCCCGGAGCAGCTACCTGGGGGCGGTGTTCAATCTCACCAGTGCTGACCATTTGTATGTCAATGTATCTGAACTCTCTCTGGTCAGTTTTGAGGAATCTAAGACATTTTTTGGCTTGTATAAGCTCTAAGAAAAGCACTTTAGGATTTTTTCCATTATGGTTCCTTGTTATAGGCACTGAGAATATTGTCTTGAATGAGGGTCTTCTTAAGCCCACTTGAGGTCAAGTGAGAAGACGTGAACCAGGAAGACCTCAAGACCACAGGGTTCAGCAGATCTGCAATTCCTCATCTCACCTTAGGTCCGTGAGCCAGACAGGAGGAGGAATATGCATGAAGAATATAAAACCCTGGGCTTCCATGTGAAGATGCAGAGGCTGGGAAAAGCAGCTACCAGCATGTTCGACACTCATCTTAAGTGAGGCCAAGAACATTTTGGCACATTGAAAAAGACACCTATTAACTCACCTTTTGGGATGGGTCTAACGTCTACCTCAGGGGAGGCTGTCTTTTAGGTATATGGATGTGACATGAGTGTATaaggaatggaagaagagaacTAGGCTTGCATAATAAGCTAAAGAGACTGGAAGGCCAGTGTCCCATCGGCAGCATCTTTACTTCTAAAGGCATAGCCTGAGCCACCAGGTGATGCCAACAGAGAAGCAAGGGGATCTTTTGGGAACTCAGTCCATTCTCTACACAGCGTGTATATTTCCAGTGCAATTgtaggtgtgtgtgagtgtgtgtgactAGAAGAGGTACATACGTAGAGAGAATGTGGAGATTGTGAAGGATATGTTAGGAAAATATGGGTTGCATTTGGTGGCAGAGTTTGTATGCTTCCCGGCAACCAACTCTAATAGTCCTCAGAACTCTGATTGTTAGCTGTTGATACTGTTTTCCTATAATATAAcgaatatttatatacattttgtgCATTTCTAATGAAAAGAAtacatgtaataaaaattatattttagaatacagataaacattatgaatgtactcTTTGGAAATCACCAAGTtttggattttttcccttttatttctttcctccatgGCTTCTTCGTTCATTATGACTTAAGACCACTTTATAAAGAATTTACTAGGATGAGAAGAACTGTGAAGCAAATCTTTGCATCTTTGCCagactctcctcccctctctatAGTCTCTTCCCTCTCCATCTTCCATTATCCAAAGTTTCCATGACCAATATTATTGCCAGTTTTAAGCTCACCCAGCTTTCAAGATATGATGacaacttgtttttttcctggagTTAGGGCCATAGCATAGTGGAAAAGACATGGACTGTGGGCTATAAAATCTGAATTTGaatctttgtttctctgcctACTAACTATGCAGTTGCTGAGCAGGTCACTTGACCTCCTTTGGATAAAAAAGAGCTGATACATACATAAAGGATCTGACACAAAGTAGAATGCCAAAAAATGGCATCTATCATTATTAATAAACCACTCTCTGAGAGGCACTTCATCCTCCAGAAGAAGCCCCTGATCTGGGGGATCCTTCCAAACGTCTGGTTTCTTGCATTCTCACATTTGTCGCTCACAGTcaccttttcctattttcttcaacCACCCACTACCGTGGACCCCGTAGACTATGTCGTCATTAAAATTACAGTGTTGCCTTTAGAATTTGATGTCAGCCATCTTATTCTCATAACATTATCTCCTATTATTCCAGCTCAATTACTCCAACATTTTCTCtcttataatatatgtatattttttttaccaCACTAAGACTTTCTTACATATCTATCAGCTCATTCTTTAGCTTTACTCCTCTCTCCGTCCAACTTAGATTCTACCATCTGTCATTACCATCAGTACCTTGGAAATTTCCTCAGCTACAAAATATCCTGCTTCCTTCACTGTATCCCTCTtccagaaattccattttctttaagcTGACATCCTAGCGGCTGGAAGTTGCTGGAAAAATTACCCAAACAGACtgattgatttcattttatttttatccataatCTACTTAAACAGATCACTCAATTGTTTACCTATTCACTGATTCACTTCTATCTTTTGGTTGATTTGAATAGGTGTTACATGTACATAGTACAAATTGTAAAAGTACACAAAGATGTAGGATGAAAAGAATTCCTCTTCTTACCCTGTCCCATGGCCCCATTTCTGCCTATAAAGAGGATCAGTGTCTCCTTATGTAGCTTTCCAGAGATGATCTCTACACAAATCTGACATCATTTTACACAGAGTTTCCCAACCTCGCTTCTATTGACATCCTGAgctaaataattctttgttgagggAGCTGTCCTGTGCTTTGCAGTATATTCCTGCCCCcactacctactagatgccagtaacattTTCCCCTCCTCCATGTGTGATAACcagaaatatctccagacattgctaaatgttgccaggctgggggtggggagaaaaatcacCCCCAATTGAGAAGCCCTGCTTTACATTAGTGATGACAGATCTCAAATGGGCATTCAACACTGCCCAGAAATTTGTCTCCAGTTCCCTGATAagcgtatatatatattttttctttttattaagactatgatagtttacaaccttgtgaaatttcagttgtacattactgttagtcatgttgtaggtgcaccccttcatcctttgtgcccttccccccccccattcccttggtaaccaccaatcagttctctttgtctatatgttaacttccacctatgagtggagtcatacagagttcatctttctttatctggcttatttcgcttaacataataccctcaaggtccatccatgttgttgtgaatgggatgattttatccctttttatggctgagtagtattccactgtatatataaaccatatcttctttatccaatcatcagttgatgggcactgaggttgcttccacgttggctattgtaaataatgctgcaatgaacataggggtgcatgggacttttggaattgctgatttcaagttctttggatagatacccagtagtgggatggctgggtcataaggtatttctatttttaattttttgagaaccaGGTAAGCATATTTTTTCACTGTTTGTGACAATTATCATATCTTTTCCTCTTGCAAACCAGCCATATCCCCTCCTCCCATCATAGGACCTCGCTTCTACCACCAAAACACAATTCCACCTGTATCTGAAAGACCTCTTTCTTTCATCTGCACAGTGGAGGCAGAGGACCAGCCCTCCATTTGTGCACTAGACTCATTCTGTTTTCCCTGCTTTACCCCTTTAAAAACTTTCTTCTCTATTCTGCATCCTCAGATATTCCTGTCTATGAAATCAATTCCACTAGCACGTATATACGTTCAACCATCGCCTTTCAACAAAagacaaaccaaaccaaaaaaacccccaaacctttctttgccttcttccttctccagcagTGGTTGCATTTCTCATTTTCCCTGGAGAGACTAGCATCTGAGAAGGCTGTCTCCACACACAGGGGCTCCATTTCCTTAATCATCAATGCTCTTCTGCAGGCTCCTCACATGGCTGACTTCTTACCTTTCAGGATTTAGTTtagatgccacctcctcagacCATCCTAGAGCCTTCTCTTTTATTCGTTATTTAttactgtttatttccttcttagtaGTTATCATAACTTGTGGTTATATGGTTTATTTGACCACTGAAAAAATATCTGGGTTTTTCCCACTCGAATAAAAGTTCCAAAAGCAAGTCCATTTCTGCCTTGTTAACCACTGTATCCACATCACCTAACCCAGTGCCTGTCACGTattagaaactcaataaatatttgttgactgaataaccTTAATTACAAGGCAAAAGTCTCCTGGTTTTGGGTTCGTGAGTATGTTTTTGAGAGAAGTGAATCTATACTAATGTTGCCTCATGAATATATATGAGTGTTTGTTCATCATTGAGTAGATTATCCAATGGTAGTTTGAGgctacagatggaaaaaaataattcatcctATTTCATAGCATTGGAAAGCAGGAAAGAACAATTTAGTTCCTGGCATTACTAAGAGTTATTCAGCAGACTGTTGAAGAAAACTGTCTGGAACTAGAGCTGAAACTGTCATTTAGaagatattgaataaatattggttgaataaatcaATGAGCAAAATGAATGGTCCAGGTGGGAGCGTGCCACCTGCTCTGCCTAAAATTCCTCTGTTGACTGCTCTGCTTTATGTGATCAGCTTCCTGACCAGGAACCTCATGGAGAAAATCAGAGAGGTAGCCACCCTTCTTTTGGCTGCTGGTCTGTATTCCCAGCCCTCACAATCAAATCCTCCttatccttttccttcttttttggctCCAATCATCAAGTACACCAGTTGTGATGGTCATGGAAAGTTTGCTGGACCATTTTTTTTGGGTCAACGGACCCTTCTAGATAATGGTACCAGAGCAAAGAGGAAGTGGGAATGGCACTGGGGCATCCTGAGATGACCTGATGCCACCAGCTAGTGGTGGTACTACCAGCAATTTCATCCATCTAAGTCTGAGCTGTCCTAGGatgtctttgggattttctgaAGATAGGATCATAGCTTACTATGTTTTAAGTACTAGTTTCAGGGAAGGGATATTAACAGTTCCTTTAGGAACCTTGAGTTATTTCTTATTTACCTCAGTAGGAACATAAGGAGTGtcaaaaatctaaaacttttgaATGTGCTCATTAAAATAGGATCTGCCATTGTTCCTTTACAAAATGCTAAACCCAAACTAGaacacttacaaagaaaaaaccaaaGGGTTGCTTCTGGTTCAGCAGtttgaggttttctttcttttcaaactactaaaaacacacaaaaccatAGTTTTTGTTCCAGCCCCCCAGAGTGGTGACTCTGTATTCTCTGAAGTAGTTTTTGACTTACCACAGTTAAACAGGAAAAGAGCTCTACCGGGGACCATCCTCAGGAGAGAGACTAATTTGAAACACTAGCTTTTTGAAAGAGGAGAGTTGGAGAGAGAAGCCTGCCTCCTCAAAGCCAGACTATAAGATTTCCTTAAGGGGGTTGAGCCGTAGATATTCTCTGGTCCTTATCTAAGAAAGTGTTCTGGCcacttttaaattacatttttttccaaagaatttgaTGAAGTTCTGATGttattaaagagaaatttttactttctatGGTTTTTTCTTTCCCAGGGCTTTGGATCATCCAGAGACAGAACGAGGTGATCCTAGGAAAGCAGATTCAGAACCCCATTCCTTGGGGTCTTCAGACTCAGAAATGAACCTTATTCCAAAATAATATAACTATTGATGGTAGTCAGGGACCTTTGGAATTCACCTAGACACCAACCAGTCTTGGAAATATAGACGGTTACGTGAGTATTCAGCTCCTTACAGTCCACCCAGATGATAGGAAGGCATCCCCTCAGTGATAACGTCCTCATGTTTGCCAAAGTTTCCCCTTTACTGGGAGACATTTCTCCACCGTTGTAGCTGGCACATCTTCAGAGAAAAGCACAATGCAGTGCTCCCTCATCTCCCACTTGGAGGTCCTTCAGCTTTATGGGGCTACCCTTTCTTCTACGCCTCAATAGAATGACATGAACCTCAATCCCACATTCTGTGAAAAGTCCAGTCTTCAAGATTTCTGGATATTTCAGGGAAAAGCCTTGTTCTTTGGTCAGTTCACTTTATAGCAGGCTTCCTGGCTCTCACCTGTCacctggattcttttttttttttttttgaggaagatcagccctgagctaacatctgccaccaatcttcctctttttgctgaggaagactggccctgagctaacatccatgcccatcttcctccactttatatgtgggatgcctaccacagcatgatttgccaagtggtgccctgtccgcacctgggatccgaaccggtgaaccccgggccgccgaagtggaacatgcccacttcaccactgtgccaccgggctgaccctaGAGTTTATTCTAAGTGTCATAGTAAGTCATTAGAGGGCCAAGAACAGAGAGTGACATGACCTCACTTACGATTTAAAAGGAGCACCCTGGTTGTTTATGGAGAGCACACTCTGAGTTGGGAGACCAATACACAGGCTACTTCAGCACTCCAGATGAAAGATGGCTGGCTTGAACCAGGGTATGGCTAATAGAGGGGTTGAGAGTCATTTTGATGTTAGAATTAACCAGATTTGTGATGGTTTGGGTGTGGAATATGAGAGAAATGATAACTCTCTGATGGTCTGAGCAATTGGGTAGATGGCGGTGCCATTTATTGTATTAGGGTTTTGCTGCTGTTATGTAGGAGGCAGAGTTTGTGATGGAGGCAGAGCTTCATTTCCTGCTGCACATCATTGGGTTAGTACCATGAAGGATTAGCTCCTCACCTGATGACCAAAGGCACAGAGGCCAGCCAGCTTTTGGGTTCTGCTTGAGCTTTTCTCACGAACGTGACTTCTCCATATCAgtcttaagaaggaaggaaaacagtgTGCATTAAAATTGCCATGTATAAACCTGAAACTGCCCCCACTGCCAAAAATTACTCATTGCAGATCCTGGGTTCATAAGTAATCTTAGAAATAATATAAGGCAACCTCCCTTCTTAAGGCAGCAGTCCTCTTTGCCACACTTTCAACAGGTGGACATGTTTTCAGCACATCTTCTCTTTGAAAACTTTCTGGAGAGAGGGCCCAGCATACTGTGAGGGAGCCCATTTCTGCACTGGACCATATTACATTTTGGAAAGTTCTTTATTAGATTTAATTGAAATCTTCTGCACTGTGACTTCCACACATTGGTCATAGTTCTTTGCTGCTTAATATTCCTACAGGATTTTATAGCTTATTAAGTTCTCTTATGAACcttatcttgtttaattttcactacaaccctgtaaggtagattgctatcctcattttatacacAAAAACAACTGAAACTCTGAAAAGTTATGAGCCTTGCTTAAGGTGACATGGCTAATACATGGTGGAGCTGCGACTTAACCCTAGTTGTGTAACCCTATCTCTTAGGTTTTCACCACATGCAAAGAGACTTCTCAGAACTATACCTTATATAATGGCACTCAAAATGAGCCAAATCCCATTAATTTTCAGTGATTCTTCATCTCTGCATTTCAACTTACGTCTCACTTTGCTTGATACCCATACTctgcattatattatatattatgtatatacttTATATAGTCCTAGAAATCGAGGTCATAGAATTTCGGCAGTGAGACTTGCTCTTAgattcttctttcattccttctctccACTTTGTTCTGTCTGAATTGCTTCCATTGTCCCTTTGCAACGAACAGCATCCTGGTCTTAGTTAGGTGAGAAGAAAAGAGCTTGGGTCAGAAGGCCTGGATTTAAAACCAGCCTCTTCTACTCAGCCAGCTGTGTGTGCAACCTTAAGTAAGTGACATGACTACCTTGAGATTCAGTtgtctcctctgtaaaatgaggatgctgACTCCTATTCTTAGAATTTTATAGGAATGTTGTTGACACCAGATGGAATGAAGCCACTTTGTGATTTGGAAAAGAACTCCTGAAGGTAGGTCAGTGGCATTCTTACATTTCTCAGCACCTTTCCTGATAAAGTCACTcttaataaaattcttatttgcTGCTTAGTTTCTACAAAATTGATCATCCATAATCCTACCATATTATGTATGAATCCCATCaaacataaaaacactaattagGAAGAAGTGATAGGTAATTCTCATTGtaaggtataaaaataaaaggataacaTCTTACATTTTCATagcctttaaaacattttcccacATGCCTCttgctcttgtttttttttttttttttttgtaaatgtatGAAGTAATACACATGAAAGCAGTTGACATGCTTCAGATTCTTATAAATGTCAGttgaatatattgaatatattctGTGCTCATTACATTCATAGTGTGATGACATTTTAATGCCCATTTTTTTTATCCTCCAGTATAACTAAATAGGATGATGGTTAAACATTTGGTGAAATATAACACTCTAAGCCCCTTCTTGTCCTTATATGTAGCTGAAACCCTCTGTTTAACtcagggctgcctgcagcagatgTGCGCTGCTGAGGGAATCCCCTTCTCCAGCTCATCAAGGAGGGGATAGAACTTCTTGGTTCTTCTGTCATAGCCCTGGCTTTCTGTGGGTGAACCACTTCAAAGACAATGTGAGTTAGTAAGAGATACCCTTGATGTTATCGACCTCTGAAAGTGTCCACACATGTAAGATACCATACACAAGACGAGAACCTTAGCAAAGGAGACCGGAGAGTTGGATAGTCATATAATTGGTGTCTCAAATGTTTCTCTGGACAAGGATCTTTTAGTTTCACTTCGTTTTGGTTTCAGTTTTGTCACATACTCCACCCTAGTACCACGTCTGCACCACTTCCAGTCTGTGGAAGGGAACTTGGTACACATTTTCTGGAAAGGAAGGTTCTAGAAGTTGTTCCTGGTTGGAAGAGAAGGTAGGTGGAAGATTCAGGAGCTACAAAGGTCTCgatgttaaataaatgaactaagaAGGCCTTTGTGACAGAGATTAAAGACTGTAAAC
Proteins encoded in this window:
- the FASLG gene encoding tumor necrosis factor ligand superfamily member 6, with the translated sequence MQQHLNYTYPQIYWVDSSASSPWASPGSVLPCPSTVPGRPGQRRPPPPPPPTLPPPPLPPPRPPLPPLPLPPLKKRSDHNTGLCLLMMFFMVLVALVGVGLGMFQLFHLQKELAELRESISQSHVESSLEKQIGHPNPPSEKKEPRKVAHLTGKPNSRSNPLEWEDIYGIALVSGVKYKKGSLVINDTGLYFVYSKVHFRGQSCNNQPLNHKVYMRNSKYHQDLVLMEGKMMNYCTTGQMWARSSYLGAVFNLTSADHLYVNVSELSLVSFEESKTFFGLYKL